Proteins from one Fragaria vesca subsp. vesca linkage group LG6, FraVesHawaii_1.0, whole genome shotgun sequence genomic window:
- the LOC101303917 gene encoding D-glycerate 3-kinase, chloroplastic-like — MTMAALNILSQPWPPLSFSNNNISYLTKCISNTKLLSLSHSYHFSVLSSLYGTNRPNSSSKLSSMPTHLSKSGTLAAGSGYSWIQDNSMHHNDVYGSECGEVPLHSVFPTKAAEVSSVEDLYEFISSGPFMNSLGLTPEGVAESIDKWLAYGLHLCRLFQLNELDLSFPQKVRLYHYYLPVFFWCEDQISQHRSQYKDGEDIPPLVIGFSAPQGCGKTTLVFALDYLFKVTGRKSATISIDDFYLTAENQAKLREAHPGNALLELRGNAGSHDLPFSVETLTALSNLSKEGMKMKLPRYDKSAYNGKGDRADPSTWPEVEGPLTVVLFEGWMLGFKPVPVEVVKAVDPQLETVNRNLEAYYDAWDKFIKAWIIIKIKDPSCVYQWRLQAEIAMREAGNPGMSDDEVKDFVSRYLPAYNAYLPTLYSEGPRGSDPKHLIVVEIDEGRNPILGN, encoded by the exons ATGACAATGGCTGCTTTGAATATCCTATCTCAGCCATGGCCACCTCTCTCTTTTTCCAATAATAATATTTCATATCTAACCAAATGCATTAGCAATACTAAATTACTTTCTTTGTCTCATTCTTATCACTTCTCTGTTCTCTCTTCTCTCTATGGAACCAACAGACCAAACTCTTCATCCAAGCTCTCTTCAATGCCCACCCACCTCTCAAAGTCTG GGACTCTTGCTGCAGGCAGTGGATATTCCTGGATACAAGACAATTCCATGCATCATAATGATGTTTATGGCAGTGAATGCGGTGAGGTCCCATTGCATTCCGTGTTTCCAACAAAGGCTGCGGAGGTTTCTTCTGTAGAGGACCTTTATGAGTTTATAAGCTCAGGTCCATTCATGAACAGCCTGGGTCTAACCCCAGAAGGCGTGGCTGAATCCATTGACAAGTGGTTGGCATATGGGTTACACCTGTGTCGGCTGTTTCAGCTCAATGAATTGGACCTCTCATTTCCTCAGAAAGTTAGGCTATATCACTACTATCTTCCGGTCTTTTTTTGGTGTGAAGATCAGATATCTCAGCACAGATCCCAGTACAAAGATGGAGAAGATATACCTCCTCTAGTG ATTGGGTTTAGTGCACCACAAGGTTGTGGGAAGACTACACTTGTCTTTGCTCTTGATTATCTTTTCAAAGTTACTGGCAG GAAGTCTGCCACAATATCCATTGATGACTTTTATTTGACAGCAGAGAATCAG GCTAAACTAAGAGAAGCGCACCCAGGAAATGCACTTTTAGAG TTACGCGGAAATGCTGGCAGCCATGACCTTCCATTTTCTGTCGAGACACTGACTGCTCTAAGCAATTTGAGTAAAGAAG GTATGAAGATGAAGCTTCCCCGATATGACAAG TCTGCTTACAATGGAAAGGGAGACAGAGCCGATCCTTCGACATGGCCTGAAGTGGAAGGGCCACTTACT GTTGTTCTATTTGAAGGTTGGATGCTTGGCTTCAAACCTGTTCCTGTGGAAGTTGTCAAAGCAGTTGATCCACAG CTTGAGACGGTAAATAGAAATCTGGAAGCCTATTACGATGCATGGGACAAGTTCATCAAAGCATGGATTATAATCAAGATCAAAGATCCCAGCTGTGTCTACCAGTGGCGTCTGCAG GCAGAGATTGCCATGAGAGAAGCAGGAAACCCCGGAATGTCCGATGATGAG GTAAAGGATTTTGTTTCACGGTACTTGCCAGCATACAACGCTTACCTTCCTACCCTTTATTCCGAAGGACCAAGAGGGTCAGATCCAAAGCACCTCATCGTTGTAGAAATTGATGAGGGAAGGAACCCCATCCTTGGTAACTAG